DNA sequence from the Bradyrhizobium sp. CIAT3101 genome:
CCCGTCTTTGGTGCAGGAATTCCGATGAAACGGATAGCGCTGAAGGCGACCGTGTGTCCAGTCGGCGGGCGCCATTCGCGGCTTCTTAGGGCCGAGCCAAATACTTCGCTGTCATGCCCCGGCTTGACCGGGGCATCCAGTACGCCGCGGCGGATGTGGTGGGAGCGAGCTCTTCAACGCCGCCCTCTGGAATACTGGATCGCCCGGTCAAGCCGGGCGATGACGCCGTCTGTGTTGCAACGCCTCAGCCGCCTACGACAGCCGCATATCCAGCAGCCTGCGCCCTTCGCCCTTGAGCAGCTTCTTCACCGCGCTCGATGCCACGACCTCGCCGTCATTGGCGTAGGCTTCGTGGTTCTTCTCGATATCGTCGAGGCGGTAGAGGTAGTTCACCATGACGCTGGCGGACTCGCGCACGCCTTTGGGCGAGAGGTCGCCGAGCCAGTTGATGCGCTCGAGCCGGGCGCCGTTGCCGAGATGAAAGCGGGCGACGGAGTCGATCAGGCGGTTCTTCGGCGTGCGCGCCTTCAGGAAGTAGTGGGCGGCGAGCGGCTCGATCACGCCGCGCAGCTGCGCGGTGGTCTCGGGATTCTCATACCATTTGGGATCGTCGAGGCGCTTCAGGATCTCGCGGTCCTCCTCCGACAACGGCAGGTCCTTGTCCTGCTTCACCCATGGCATGAAGCCCGGCACCGGCGACAGCGTCACGAAGGTGTCGAGTTTCGGCGTTTCGCGGCGCAGTTCCTCGACCACCTGCTTGATCAGGAAGCTGCCGAAGGAGATGCCGCCAAGGCCACGTTGGGTATTCGAGATCGAATAAAACACGGCGGTGCGCGCCTTCTCGATCGGAAGGTACTGTCGATCGACGGCCAGCAGCGGCGCGATCGCGCCGGGAATGGTCTCGGTCAGCGCGACCTCGACGAAGATCAGGGGCTCGTCGACCATTGCGGGATGGAAGAACGCGTAGCAGCGCCGATCGACCGGGTCGATGCGCCGGCGCAGATCGTCCCAGTCGCTGATCTCGTGCACGGCTTCATAGCGGATGATCTTTTCGAGGATGTTGGCCGGAGTCGACCAGTCAATCCGGCGCAGCACGAGAAACCCCCTGTTGAACCACGAAGAAAGAAGATGCGAAACGTCGCGGTCGAGCGCGGCGAGATCGGTGTGTCCGTTCATCATGCCGAGCAGGTCGGCACGCATGGCGACGAGATCGCCGGTCCCGCCCGGCGCGCGGTTGAGGCGGCGAATCAGCTCCTGCCGCCGCGGTTCCGAGGCGAAGTGCAGCGAGCTCGCGTCCTCATCGGTCGGCTCGGCGCTCCACTTCTCGATCGCCTTGGTCAGCCGTTCCCGGTCCGGGCCGAAATCGCGCACCAGCGCGTCGAAAAAGGCGCGGCGTCCCGTCGCATCCAGCTCCCCGTAGAGATCGAGCACCTCGCGCGCCATGGCTGTGCCCGAGGCCTCGCCCCGGCCCGATAGCAGCGCGCCGCAGAGCTCGATCAGCCCGTCGGCATCCTGTTTGGTATCGGCAGAATCGCGGCGCAACAGCGTGCGGCCGCGCTCGGAAATGGTAGCAAGCAGGTCGGAGAAGAAGGCGTTAGCCATCTGGGCCTTTCGAAACCGGGTTTGTGCGGTGCGGAAGCTTACACGGGATTTAGGCGGAAGCCGATCACAATCAAGCGGCGGCATTTTGTATCTTTGGGGGTACCATGCATCTCCGATGACGCTGTCATGCTCCGAGAAGACGGGTATCCGGTGCACTGATTCACCCGCTGCCGTAGGGTGGGCAAAGGCGCACTTGCGCCGTGCCCACGATCTCTCGATGGCAGCAAAAGGCGTGGGCACGCTTCGCTTTGCCGACTCCACGATTTCTGCGCTCGCAATGACGGCGAGCCTCACACCTTCCCCGCGAACTCCGTCGGCGTCCGCCCGGTCACCTGGCGGAACGCTGCCGAAAAAGCCGGCACGCTGGCATAGCCGAGCTGGGTGGCGAGCTGCTTTACCGATACGTTGGCATCCGTCGATAGCCGTTGAATCGCCGCCGCAATCCTGGCGCGCTGGCACCAGCTCTTGAAGCTCAGTTGCGTCTCCGCGGAGAACAGCCGCGACAGCGTGCGCGCGGACGTTCCGACTTCGCGTGCCAGCGTGTCGATGTCGTGCAGGCCCGTCGGATCGTCGAGCACGATCATCGCGGCGCGCCGGCAGCGCGGCTCATGCGGCAACGGCACGAAGGTCGCGGAATCCCCGGCCTGGTGCAATTCCAGCATCACCAGGCGCACCAGCAGCTCGGTGCGCTCCTCGGTGTTGCGCGTATCGAACAACGCGAGGATCGCCTGGTTGAGCAGCGGCGACACCCGCACCACGAATTCCCTCGTCAGTCCTTCGTAGCGTTGCTCGCGCTTAAGCCAGGCAAGGTCGAAATACAGCGTGCGCATCTCGATGTCAGCGAGCAGGTCGATGGCATGCTGGAGCCCGGCCGGCACCCAGACCGCGCGGTCCGGCGGTACCAGCCAGCGTCCCCCGGGCGTGTTCACCTGCATCGTGCCCTTGGCCGCATAGATCAGCTGCGACTCGCGGTGCATGTGCAGATCGATCCGCATGCCCTTGGGATAGTCGCGCGCGACCAGGTGCACGCCCGCGGTGGAGCGGTGGTTGCCCTGGACTTCCCGCAGGATTGGCGTTTCCAAAATTGGCGTTTCCAAGATTGGCGTCTCCAAGACAGTCATTGGCAGCATCCCGTCATAGCTCCGACATATAACTCATTTCGGAGCAGGAGAGGATTCCGAATGAACAGCCCCAGCCGGGTCATCAGTTTCGTCAACGCCGGTCATTTCATCGATCATTATGCGATGCTGATCTTCGCCGCCGCCGTGATCATCATGGGGCCGGCGCTCGGCATGGCCTATTCGGAACTGCTTCCCTATGCGACCCCCGGTTTCATCGCCTTCGGCGCCGGCTCGCTGCTGACAGGCTGGCTCGGGGACCGCTGGAGCCGCCGCCACATGATGTTGATCTTCTTCATCGGCATCGGCGCTTCCATGATCTCGGTCGGCTTTGTGCAGACCCCCGTGCAACTCGGCGCCGCGCTGCTCGCGATCGGCATCTTCGCCTCGATCTATCATCCCGTCGGCACCGCGATGATCGTGTCCTATGCCGAGCGGCTCGGCCGCGAGATGGGCATCAACGGCGTCTGGGGCAATCTCGGCGTCGCTTCGTCGGCGCTGGTCACCGGCGTGATCGGCCAGTATCTCGGCTGGCGTTTCGCCTTCATCGTCCCCGGCATCGTCACCATCCTGATCGGCATCGCCTTTGCGATGCTGGTCGTGCATGAGGATCGCAAGGGGTCGAAGCAGGCGGCAGCCCAAGCCCGCGTCGCCAAGCAGGACATGTGGCGCGTGGTGCTGTCGCTGTTGATCGTCGTGATCGCGATCTCCACAACATTCAATGCCGTCACCGTCGCGCTGCCAAAACTGTTCGCGGAGCGGCTGGCGGATCTGACCAAGAGCCCGGCGCTGCTCGGCGTCATTGCGGCCTGCGTCTACGTGTTCGGTGCCATGACGCAGTACACGATCGGCCGTCTGCTGGATCGTTATTCGCTGAAGACGGTGGCCTTGCCGCTGTCCTTCATGCTGGCGCCGTTCCTCTATCTCGCAGCCAGCCTGTCCAATCTGCCGCTGATATTGGTGTCGATCGGCATCGTCATGGGCGCGTTCGGACAGGTCACGGTCAACGACGCCATGGTCGGCAAATACACATCCGAAGAGTGGCGCTCGCGCGCCTATGCCGTGCGCTATTTCATCGGCTTCACCGCGGCGGGCGCGTCGGTGGGCCTGGTCGCCTGGCTCTACGAGCAGGGTGGTTTCGTCACCATGCTGCACGCGTTTGCGGGCCTGTGCCTGCTGGCGATTGCGGCGGCGATCATCCTCCCGCGCGAGATCCGGACGCCGGTGGCGGCGTGAGGGGGCCTGCTACGCAAGCTCCCGCACCGCGTCCCGCGGCGCGGCGAGGCATGATCTGACGCAGGCCTGTGCCAGCAGGTCGGTGGGGTCCAGCAATGCAGCGCCCAGATCGTTGTCGAGGGCGGCCAGCGCCAGCGGAATTTCCGTGCAGGCCATCGCGACGTGCGAACAGCCCCTGACGGCGAGCGCTTCTGCCTCCCGGCCAAGGATGCCCGCGGCTTCGTCCGTACGTCCTGCCTTGACGAGACGGATCGCGCGCATCACCTCCCTGAAATTGCGTCAGCGGCGGTCTCGTCCGCTGTTAAGGGAAGGCCGGACGTCCTTGACGATCCGAACGACGCAACTGACCCAGAGCAGACCTTCAGCGTTCGCGTTCCCAGGTCAGAGTGCCGACGACTTTCTTGCCGACATATACAGAGCTGACTTGTTCGGCCGTTCGGATGCTCAACCGGTCGCCCTCCAACTTGAAAAACCTCACCTGATCCTGCCCGGTGAGTAGCTCGTTGCCAGATATGTCGACCTTGGTCGTGAATTTGTCTCCGTCTATGAAGAATTTGCCGGAGTAGAGAAGCAATGACTTTAGCAGTGCCGCACTGTCGTCGTTGTTTGTTGCGGGCTTGCGGTTTGCTCCGACAATAATAAAGGCCGCGTATCCGTCCGACGTGAGAAGTGCCCTACCTTTCGGATTGGAACCAAATGGTTCGGTTGCGTCGCCACCGACAATTCGAATGGTCCATGAGGTCAGTTTCCAACTTCCGACCAGCAGTTTCGATGCATCGTCCGCGAACACAAGTCCAGACTGAAAATAGCAATGGAAGGCAACCAATAAGGCAACGAGACGCGCCATGCTGTTCTCCCATGAGTGGCAAAGTCGGGCTTCGACAATGACCAAGATAGCTTGGGCGGCTTCATGGCCGCCATCAGTTCCGCGAGCGACATGCCAGCGAACCGCGCGTATTCGGATTGCGCGGCCGCATTGGTTGCGCGCGGCCGCTCCGGATTGTCGACAATTTCCGGCGCGAGTTCGGAAAGGCGCCTTCACCGATCTTTTCCCCCAGCGATCCCTGCATGCCCGTTCTCCGCCGTGCAGAGGAAACACCGCCGGCGGCGCAAAAGGAACCCCTCTCATCGCAGTGCCGGCGGACATTATGATCGCCCTTCAACCAGAGAGCTTCGTCCACTCCGGTAGATATCATCCCTCCGGTACGCCAGCGAGGCGCAAGCCTTCACAGAAGCGCTCGAGCCCAGCACGGTAAATCGGATTGTCGCTTTGTTGAGCAGCCATGAAGCGACGAATGGTGAAACCAGAGTTGAGCGCAAGTCCTGTTCCTGCAGCGGTTCGCGCCTCATCGAGCGCGCCGGTCAAGCCCAACGAAGCGGCGAGCGACACATGAGCAAGGGGAAAGTTGCGGTTCGCCTCAGTGCTTCGTCGTAGCCAACTCACGGCTTCGGCGTCCAAACCAAGCTGCAGCTTGGCCACGCCTACAAAACACGTCCATTGATAGGTTTCAACGTCGCGAGGGGACAGACGTAAAGCATCGCGTATATGGCCTTCGGTTTCGGCAGCGCGACCCGCACAGAATTTGGCGAGCCCAAGGGCAGCATGAGCGTTGGCCGCATTTGGATTCAGCGCCAGCGCATACTCGAATTCACGGATGCCTTGGTCGGCCCTGTTCGTAAAGATCTGGACGTAACCCCGAGCCAAGTGGGCCGAAGTACGGTTCGGCCTGATCGACAATGCCTTGTTCACCATCGCCTCGGCCGCTGCAAACCGCGCAGGCCCATCATCCGTCGTAAAGCTGGTTGCAACTGCCGTATCAACACCTGCCAGGCCGATCATTGCTTCGACGTTGCGAGGATCGAGCACCAAAGAGCGCTCGAAGAAGCCACGCGCTTGTGTTACGCATTCAGGGCTAAACCCCTTCATCAACCAGGCCCGGCCCTGGAAGTACAAGTCCATCGCATCGGGATGCAGCGTACGCTCGGCTCGTCGCGCCTCGGCCTCGATGAGCTGGACCCCTAATGTATTGGCGAGCCTCGATACGATTTCGTCCTGCATATCGAACAGGTCGACGACAGGCTTCTCGAAGCGCTCGGCCCAAAGATGCTGGCCGCTGTCAGCATCGATCAACTGCACGTTCATCCGAAGCCGCTTGCCGCTGCGTTGTACTGAGCCTTCGAGCACGTAGCGAACGTTCAATTCGCGGCCGAC
Encoded proteins:
- a CDS encoding malonyl-CoA decarboxylase, which produces MANAFFSDLLATISERGRTLLRRDSADTKQDADGLIELCGALLSGRGEASGTAMAREVLDLYGELDATGRRAFFDALVRDFGPDRERLTKAIEKWSAEPTDEDASSLHFASEPRRQELIRRLNRAPGGTGDLVAMRADLLGMMNGHTDLAALDRDVSHLLSSWFNRGFLVLRRIDWSTPANILEKIIRYEAVHEISDWDDLRRRIDPVDRRCYAFFHPAMVDEPLIFVEVALTETIPGAIAPLLAVDRQYLPIEKARTAVFYSISNTQRGLGGISFGSFLIKQVVEELRRETPKLDTFVTLSPVPGFMPWVKQDKDLPLSEEDREILKRLDDPKWYENPETTAQLRGVIEPLAAHYFLKARTPKNRLIDSVARFHLGNGARLERINWLGDLSPKGVRESASVMVNYLYRLDDIEKNHEAYANDGEVVASSAVKKLLKGEGRRLLDMRLS
- a CDS encoding helix-turn-helix transcriptional regulator, which gives rise to MLPMTVLETPILETPILETPILREVQGNHRSTAGVHLVARDYPKGMRIDLHMHRESQLIYAAKGTMQVNTPGGRWLVPPDRAVWVPAGLQHAIDLLADIEMRTLYFDLAWLKREQRYEGLTREFVVRVSPLLNQAILALFDTRNTEERTELLVRLVMLELHQAGDSATFVPLPHEPRCRRAAMIVLDDPTGLHDIDTLAREVGTSARTLSRLFSAETQLSFKSWCQRARIAAAIQRLSTDANVSVKQLATQLGYASVPAFSAAFRQVTGRTPTEFAGKV
- a CDS encoding MFS transporter, which gives rise to MNSPSRVISFVNAGHFIDHYAMLIFAAAVIIMGPALGMAYSELLPYATPGFIAFGAGSLLTGWLGDRWSRRHMMLIFFIGIGASMISVGFVQTPVQLGAALLAIGIFASIYHPVGTAMIVSYAERLGREMGINGVWGNLGVASSALVTGVIGQYLGWRFAFIVPGIVTILIGIAFAMLVVHEDRKGSKQAAAQARVAKQDMWRVVLSLLIVVIAISTTFNAVTVALPKLFAERLADLTKSPALLGVIAACVYVFGAMTQYTIGRLLDRYSLKTVALPLSFMLAPFLYLAASLSNLPLILVSIGIVMGAFGQVTVNDAMVGKYTSEEWRSRAYAVRYFIGFTAAGASVGLVAWLYEQGGFVTMLHAFAGLCLLAIAAAIILPREIRTPVAA
- a CDS encoding aspartate/glutamate racemase family protein — translated: MRAIRLVKAGRTDEAAGILGREAEALAVRGCSHVAMACTEIPLALAALDNDLGAALLDPTDLLAQACVRSCLAAPRDAVRELA
- a CDS encoding lipocalin-like domain-containing protein, which translates into the protein MARLVALLVAFHCYFQSGLVFADDASKLLVGSWKLTSWTIRIVGGDATEPFGSNPKGRALLTSDGYAAFIIVGANRKPATNNDDSAALLKSLLLYSGKFFIDGDKFTTKVDISGNELLTGQDQVRFFKLEGDRLSIRTAEQVSSVYVGKKVVGTLTWERER
- a CDS encoding adenylate/guanylate cyclase domain-containing protein; the encoded protein is MVQDRPARIERRLSAILAADVAGYSRLMHQNEEATHTRLTALLADGIMPAVSEHGGRIVKNTGDGFLAEFPSAVEAVRAAVQFQTRVKELTGAESENSRIAFRVGINVGDVIVEPHDIFGDGVNIAARLESIAEPGGICISSSAYDHVRGKVSAEFIDLGEKNLKNIRSAVRVYAVVQARPGPTTQVEGARPGPLSPPRLSIVVLPFVNLSGDREQDYFVDGVTESVTTDLSRISGSFVIAGTSAVSYKGRAVDVRQVGRELNVRYVLEGSVQRSGKRLRMNVQLIDADSGQHLWAERFEKPVVDLFDMQDEIVSRLANTLGVQLIEAEARRAERTLHPDAMDLYFQGRAWLMKGFSPECVTQARGFFERSLVLDPRNVEAMIGLAGVDTAVATSFTTDDGPARFAAAEAMVNKALSIRPNRTSAHLARGYVQIFTNRADQGIREFEYALALNPNAANAHAALGLAKFCAGRAAETEGHIRDALRLSPRDVETYQWTCFVGVAKLQLGLDAEAVSWLRRSTEANRNFPLAHVSLAASLGLTGALDEARTAAGTGLALNSGFTIRRFMAAQQSDNPIYRAGLERFCEGLRLAGVPEG